The following are from one region of the Planctomycetota bacterium genome:
- a CDS encoding Gfo/Idh/MocA family oxidoreductase: MEPLRIGFIGTTAPHAFMFLDTLRLMPETVGRIALVESDMARIDKAACEFVYGSYEDMLYAERPQLCFIMQRADEVEDPALRCAENGVPFVLDKHCARSAESLRRIVDACAQYQVRMATGYMWRYSPIARQLRAWVAAGMFGRPFCFDMRMVTTSAEVRLGDEQFAWLFERDKSGGGVLLWLGCHYIDIARFILQREVVAVSAMTSRLTTSASDVEDVASVSFQLEDGIVGTLHCAYVMPKGLKDAYDTSFGLWGSEGDATWAPVIGLNPTLRIRSVHGDMARCPERTIQYHDTPEPKAYCGTQLAVHFLRDMVTSLAAGRDFVTTGEDALRVLEICEAAYQSAETGQRVELPR; the protein is encoded by the coding sequence ATGGAGCCATTGAGGATCGGGTTCATTGGAACCACCGCGCCCCACGCGTTCATGTTTCTCGACACGCTGCGGCTGATGCCCGAGACGGTGGGCCGCATCGCGCTGGTCGAGAGCGACATGGCGCGCATTGACAAGGCGGCCTGCGAATTCGTGTACGGCAGCTACGAGGACATGCTGTACGCCGAACGGCCTCAGTTGTGCTTCATCATGCAGCGGGCCGACGAGGTGGAGGACCCCGCGCTGCGGTGCGCCGAGAATGGCGTGCCGTTCGTGCTCGACAAGCACTGCGCGCGGTCGGCCGAATCGCTGCGCCGCATTGTGGACGCCTGCGCGCAGTACCAGGTGAGAATGGCCACGGGCTACATGTGGCGCTACAGCCCCATCGCGCGGCAACTGCGGGCGTGGGTGGCGGCGGGGATGTTCGGCCGGCCATTCTGCTTCGACATGCGAATGGTCACCACCTCGGCTGAAGTGCGCCTCGGCGACGAGCAGTTCGCCTGGCTCTTCGAGCGCGACAAGTCGGGCGGCGGCGTGCTGCTGTGGCTGGGCTGCCACTACATTGACATCGCGCGCTTCATCCTCCAGCGCGAGGTGGTGGCCGTATCAGCCATGACCTCGCGCCTCACGACGTCGGCCAGCGACGTCGAGGACGTTGCGAGCGTTTCGTTCCAGCTTGAGGACGGCATCGTGGGCACGCTGCACTGTGCCTACGTGATGCCGAAGGGGCTCAAGGACGCCTACGACACTTCGTTCGGCCTCTGGGGCAGCGAGGGCGACGCCACGTGGGCCCCCGTTATCGGGCTGAACCCCACGCTGCGCATCCGCTCGGTACACGGCGACATGGCCCGTTGCCCCGAGCGCACGATCCAGTACCACGACACGCCCGAGCCCAAGGCTTACTGCGGCACGCAACTGGCCGTGCATTTCCTGCGCGACATGGTCACCAGCCTGGCGGCCGGACGCGACTTCGTCACCACGGGCGAAGACGCCTTGAGGGTGCTCGAGATCTGCGAGGCCGCCTACCAGAGCGCCGAGACGGGCCAACGCGTCGA
- a CDS encoding radical SAM protein yields the protein MRQDSLVFELTQRCNYDCLHCYNAWKNPVDYPMGELPTGETLAMLGKMLGETGASLVTLSGGEPLLRSDVYEVVDFLVKRGVAINFITNASLLDEAAIARLSPDKVGVFEVPLLSCERAIHDRMSGAPGAFDKMTNAVADLKLRRQRVVGVFVATRLNLSAWRQTAELGIALGVDGIMFNRFNPGGRGIENLPLLQATPAELQAALDDAERICEEYDFPISCSIAMPPCLLDTRRYRRLTFGFCAAGTERAYYTLDPLGNVRPCNHSPTILGNIRTVPFEAMATGRAMREFKAARPGFCRGCRIEETCLGGCKAAAEAACRDPSAMDPFLAAFHGTARKLG from the coding sequence TTGCGTCAGGACTCTCTTGTCTTCGAGCTCACCCAACGCTGCAACTACGACTGCCTGCATTGCTATAATGCGTGGAAGAACCCCGTGGACTACCCGATGGGGGAACTGCCCACGGGCGAGACGCTGGCGATGTTGGGCAAGATGCTCGGTGAGACAGGGGCGAGTCTCGTGACCCTGAGCGGCGGGGAGCCGCTGCTGCGGAGCGACGTCTACGAGGTTGTGGATTTCCTGGTGAAGCGGGGCGTGGCGATCAACTTCATCACCAACGCCTCGCTGCTCGATGAGGCGGCAATAGCCCGCCTGTCGCCCGACAAGGTGGGTGTTTTCGAGGTGCCGCTGCTGTCGTGCGAACGGGCGATTCACGACAGGATGAGCGGGGCGCCCGGGGCGTTCGACAAGATGACGAACGCCGTGGCCGACCTCAAGCTCCGCCGCCAACGGGTGGTCGGCGTGTTCGTGGCGACGCGGCTGAACCTGTCCGCCTGGCGCCAGACGGCCGAACTGGGCATCGCGCTCGGCGTGGACGGCATTATGTTCAACCGCTTCAATCCAGGCGGGCGCGGCATCGAGAACCTGCCCTTGCTCCAAGCCACGCCCGCGGAGCTTCAGGCGGCGCTCGACGACGCGGAGCGGATTTGCGAGGAATACGACTTTCCAATAAGCTGCTCCATCGCCATGCCGCCCTGCTTGCTCGACACTAGGCGCTACCGGCGATTGACCTTCGGCTTCTGCGCCGCGGGCACCGAGCGGGCGTACTACACGCTCGACCCGCTGGGCAATGTGCGGCCCTGCAATCACTCGCCGACGATTCTGGGCAATATTCGCACGGTGCCGTTCGAGGCGATGGCTACGGGGCGTGCGATGCGTGAGTTCAAGGCGGCGCGCCCCGGCTTCTGCCGCGGATGCCGCATCGAGGAGACATGCCTGGGCGGCTGCAAGGCCGCGGCCGAAGCCGCATGCAGGGACCCGTCCGCGATGGACCCGTTCCTCGCGGCGTTTCACGGCACGGCCAGGAAGCTTGGGTGA
- the serS gene encoding serine--tRNA ligase has translation MLSLDYIRENPDAVRAACRDKRAAVNVDELLALDAERRDLLRKVEDLRSEHNAASKSIAPKKKAGEDLAATFKLLGELSDHIKSLEGTLSELQAKLDALLLYVPNCPSDAVPPGDDPAKHNVVRRTWGERRSFDFEPKPHWELAKALGIIDFERAAKLSGAGFALFTNLGARLVRGLMNFMLDLHTTEHGYTEVWPPKLVNRASMTGTGQLPKMEEDMYRCDADDLFLIPTAEVPVTNIHRDEILDGSRLPIYYTAYTPCFRREAGSYGKDTRGLIRVHEFDKVELVKFVRPETSYDELEALTANAEAVLQRLGLEYRVIELCRGDLSFASAKTYDLEIWAPGVQRWLEVSSCSNFEEFQARRAGIRFRDKGQKPRFLHTLNGSGVAFARLVLTLIEANQQADGSIVIPDALRPYVRGIERIEPRT, from the coding sequence ATGCTTTCCCTCGACTACATCCGCGAGAACCCCGACGCCGTCCGCGCCGCCTGCCGCGACAAGCGAGCCGCCGTCAACGTGGACGAGCTCCTCGCCCTCGACGCCGAGCGGCGCGACCTGCTCCGCAAGGTCGAGGACCTCCGCAGCGAGCACAACGCCGCCTCCAAGAGCATCGCACCCAAGAAGAAGGCCGGCGAGGACCTGGCGGCGACCTTCAAGCTCCTCGGCGAACTCTCCGACCACATCAAGAGCCTGGAAGGAACCCTGAGCGAGCTACAGGCCAAGCTGGATGCCTTGCTCCTCTACGTCCCCAATTGCCCCTCCGATGCCGTTCCACCGGGCGACGACCCCGCGAAGCACAACGTCGTCCGCCGCACCTGGGGCGAGCGGCGCTCGTTCGATTTCGAGCCTAAGCCCCACTGGGAACTGGCTAAGGCATTGGGGATTATAGACTTCGAGCGCGCCGCCAAACTCTCGGGCGCCGGTTTCGCGCTCTTCACCAACCTGGGCGCGCGCCTCGTGCGCGGCCTGATGAACTTCATGCTCGACCTGCACACGACCGAGCACGGCTACACCGAGGTCTGGCCCCCGAAGCTCGTGAACCGCGCCTCCATGACCGGCACCGGCCAACTCCCGAAGATGGAAGAGGACATGTACCGCTGCGACGCCGACGACCTCTTCCTCATCCCGACGGCGGAAGTGCCTGTCACGAATATACATAGAGACGAGATCCTCGACGGCTCCCGCCTGCCGATCTACTACACCGCCTACACCCCCTGTTTCCGTCGCGAGGCCGGCTCGTATGGCAAAGACACACGCGGCCTCATCCGCGTCCACGAGTTCGACAAGGTGGAACTCGTGAAGTTCGTCCGCCCCGAGACCTCCTACGACGAACTGGAGGCGCTCACGGCCAATGCCGAAGCCGTTCTCCAGCGTCTCGGCCTCGAGTACCGCGTCATCGAGCTGTGCCGCGGCGACCTCAGCTTCGCCTCCGCAAAGACCTATGACCTCGAGATCTGGGCACCAGGCGTCCAACGCTGGCTCGAGGTCTCGTCGTGCTCGAACTTCGAGGAGTTCCAGGCCCGCCGCGCGGGCATCCGCTTCCGCGACAAGGGGCAGAAGCCGCGATTCCTCCACACCCTCAATGGCTCGGGCGTGGCCTTCGCCCGCCTCGTGCTCACGCTCATCGAGGCCAACCAGCAGGCCGATGGCAGCATCGTGATTCCAGACGCGCTGAGGCCTTACGTCCGCGGCATCGAGCGCATCGAGCCGCGCACCTGA